A genomic stretch from Malus domestica chromosome 15, GDT2T_hap1 includes:
- the LOC103456242 gene encoding uncharacterized protein isoform X2, which translates to MESSWKPKYSSTFPSMVSSSSQELRNQMESNAGYYSYPHGSQDLRPTLLGRLQDPVLSSIPYSDSQRSEHASLGNSFLALLSGSQSVFQCDFQGLSNPKPMGTSCKRLPDSNNFIVNGTGSAIPVTSSGLLPENMSGQHLQGGAGSFHKVSSKSVPSSSFGSKSVLYDLQSSDLAKVVTRDMVSGSEKVKGSFSLSGEWHGVSAADTRKAAKACGANIQSSKTKSMEASTSISNKALGFMNGCPRVFCSTTSGYLLLSNTGLVGIVCSCHCLHMSVLKFCEHSGLYDVNPGDIVCMDSGETIAQWCKLYFLNSGIRVPGDRSEWDWPEGLSATASLAKSSVTMPNISNDLSHMVRSSGGSTNSQQSLDGAALLKSLLTNQNSAVGSVQNKQQRNIQDSNNIFLKGLTGTSQNNLHGMADNLILECTESISNLVGCGLQDSCQSASAYVESMKNGNSSIAYPTVKNGNSSITHPSLQNRRIIGTESNVCRTVNGKDGAFRDVAISNIELRLGQPYQLGQTQTSGNSNLSAVCPQLLDTHANPLKSLFPEQMIPNTNCSEGVKFGQSLQFSAVPYNPSTKRDGKQLNRGNNAFVISNAIDAARVEKTNYNLVQDSVISFVTNLNAPPEENSRPKASNYIYNGGEHAMRSTQHYETHSAKSDLTSGPRNGGNNVQRQLNMSQLGSYRLIDKAKGASFVANESHLSKDSGFRIHKEIEISNSSNGLSGSSDPRFLTVHKDSCYSHQLSGVAPNGPDSRRCSNFPEKVCSFSNSGQVGHVDLPPLTSSVGSGLVFSSEGVSKCIPVSASTSVSDQRYHPPALSRKQLTGVTTHLPNDNSRLLALRQILELSKQHQAWPSLPMNRGEGRFGCSSCMQNSLVDTSASEKQVQQLSHTSNHDVTIKSHQPGASCRIGTDEGFTSMTGVNTCCHLSTLKQGTALHSKEVDMNHQISFVPLFNEQHSLRSGKNTNEPRGHERCYHKVPYGHFHGSCNCAANINCLGMNFERVGGFPNAFNEQIGTVNDESPTTFTHKCANNHIVPKDKTVSLDHRGKLNGKLPKNICNASQWKDVPSKVKGVSDVMRVDRLSNLFDVRRRDNEQLADTSVKHSNGTLQMVESSKEHEISNISSGCSAPAVTQASIEVNKIDSSTVDGGDNGCVSNLVFDEGSGIDKCGSSDDALESVKSVEFLASTSLRKLGSFKNLNHQSSGSLLDELKLLNSLTWRKGQHKIPAGLDKYPQNSERDLETGKKKREMGSKTCPTSGPYPVQEETPKCNDPVQFPSHPSKSVKMLIPLGQSKTYTFGACATQSSSKPRLRISSSEKKLSRKRDLRKLYDDNDREETDLYQTEPSGGANCETAEVSGGKKCKRDFNSNGSRHVQVQESGEEGARKRKQTSVGCLKSCSIKLVNTCYRKARPIVCGKYGELANGSLPGDTPKPAKIVPLSKVLNSSRRCKVPKNCNPKSLKKTIPGGAVVCGKLNGTSMEKTKKECSVGEKKCCNELSSLEKLGENRREKDHSKLGVIAHAQLKLKSKEIRKRSIYELTEKGKDPSFESASVSKISNCLPAKREGQLLKSGENKLGLCKLSAKTSTLEQRCHSDLDSDAFCCVCGSSNNDEINYLLECSQCSIKVHQACYGVSKQPKGHWYCRPCRTSSKNIVCVLCGYGGGAMTQALRSHSVVKSLLKAWNTETESMPKNKFSSVKTLQKDSSGWHCLTSAVCYMGISYQVDVVHNSVTAGLLDSATKQWVHMVCGLWTPGTRCPNVDTMSAFDVSGAHPRADVVCCICMRAGGSCIQCRIANCSAQFHPWCAHQKGLLQSEAEGVDNENIGFYGKCVLHATHPMCESGHVPETGCIEKQELTCARTEGYKGRKRDGFRHNNYGQSKGNGGCLVPQEQLNAWVHINGQKSSTQGLPKLPASDLEHDCRKEYARYKQAKFWKHLVVYKSGIHALGLYTSRFISRGEMVVEYIGEIVGLRVADKRENEYQSGKKLQYKSACYFFKIDKEHIIDATCKGGIARFVNHSCSPNCVAKVMSVRNEKKVVFFAERDIFPGEEITYDYHFNHEDEGKKIPCFCNSKNCRRYLN; encoded by the exons ATGGAGAGCTCGTGGAAGCCTAAATATAGTTCGACATTCCCGTCAATGGTTTCCTCGTCCTCTCAGGAGCTTCGGAATCAG ATGGAGAGCAATGCAGGTTATTATTCTTATCCACATGGCTCACAAGATTTAAGACCCACATTGCTTGGTAGATTACAAGATCCTGTACTTTCGAGCATTCCGTATTCAGATTCCCAAAGATCAGAACATGCTTCGTTGGGAAATTCATTTCTAGCTCTCTTATCTGGGTCACAATCGGTATTCCAGTGTGATTTTCAAGGATTATCAAATCCAAAGCCTATGGGTACCTCTTGTAAGCGTCTGCCAGATAGTAATAATTTCATTGTGAATGGTACTGGAAGTGCCATTCCAGTCACATCCAGTGGGCTACTGCCAGAAAATATGAGTGGGCAACACCTGCAAGGCGGAGCAGGCTCTTTTCATAAGGTTTCATCGAAGTCAGTCCCAAGCTCCAGTTTTGGAAGCAAATCTGTTTTGTATGATCTGCAGAGTTCGGACCTGGCCAAGGTAGTCACACGTGACATGGTCTCTGGTAGTGAGAAAGTAAAGGGCTCTTTTTCCTTGAGCGGGGAATGGCATGGTGTTAGCGCTGCAGATACTAGGAAGGCAGCGAAGGCTTGTGGAGCAAATATTCAATCTTCAAAAACAAAGTCAATGGAAGCAAGCACCTCTATATCTAACAAAGCATTGGGTTTTATGAATGGTTGCCCTCGTGTTTTTTGTTCAACCACTA GTGGTTATCTACTTCTCAGCAATACAGGACTTGTTGGAATTGTTTGTTCATgccattgtctccacatgtctGTCCTGAAATTTTGCGAG CATTCAGGGTTATATGATGTCAACCCGGGGGACATCGTTTGTATGGACAGTGGAGAGACCATTGCCCAGTGGTGCAAGCTCTACTTCCTGAATTCTGGG ATTAGGGTTCCGGGAGATCGGAGTGAATGGGACTGGCCTGAAGGATTATCAGCAACTGCCTCTTTGGCGAAATCTAGTGTGACTATGCCCAACATATCCAATGACTTGTCTCATATGGTTCGCTCATCTGGAGGTTCAACAAATTCTCAGCAGTCTTTAGATGGTGCTGCGCTCTTAAAGAGCCTCCTTACAAACCAGAATTCTGCTGTTGGTTCTGtacaaaataaacaacaaaggaaCATTCAGGATAGCAACAACATTTTTCTCAAGGGTTTGACTGGCACTTCACAGAACAATTTACATGGTATGGCTGATAACCTGATATTGGAGTGCACTGAGTCAATCTCAAATTTGGTTGGTTGTGGACTGCAAGATAGCTGTCAGTCTGCATCTGCTTACGTTGAGTCCATGAAGAATGGAAATTCATCCATTGCCTACCCCACCGTGAAGAATGGAAATTCATCCATTACACACCCATCTTTACAGAACCGAAGAATCATTGGTACAGAATCAAACGTTTGCAGAACTGTAAATGGGAAGGATGGTGCCTTCAGGGATGTTGCAATTTCAAATATTGAGCTGAGGCTTGGTCAACCATACCAGTTGGGTCAAACTCAAACGTCAggaaactcaaatttatcagcTGTGTGCCCACAGCTATTGGACACACATGCAAATCCACTGAAGTCTCTCTTTCCTGAACAGATGATTCCTAACA CCAACTGCAGTGAAGGGGTGAAATTTGGCCAATCTCTTCAGTTTTCTGCTGTTCCATATAATCCCAGCACAAAAAGAGATGGAAAGCAGTTAAACCGTGGAAATAATGCATTCGTAATCAGTAATGCGATAGATGCTGCGAGAGTAGAGAAAACCAATTACAACCTGGTCCAGGATTCTGTGATTTCATTTGTTACCAATCTCAATGCTCCACCTGAGGAAAATTCACGACCAAAAGCcagtaattatatatataatggagGTGAGCATGCTATGCGAAGTACACAACATTATGAAACTCATTCTGCCAAGTCTGACCTCACTAGTGGCCCCAGGAATGGAGGTAATAATGTGCAAAGGCAATTGAACATGTCTCAGTTGGGTTCCTATAGACTAATTGACAAGGCTAAAGGGGCAAGTTTTGTCGCTAATGAGTCtcacctttcaaaggattcagGGTTTAGAATTCACAAGGAAATTGAAATCTCAAACTCTTCCAATGGATTGAGTGGAAGCAGTGATCCTCGTTTCTTAACAGTACATAAAGACAGCTGCTACTCACACCAGTTGTCTGGTGTAGCACCCAATGGACCTGATTCTAGAAGATGTTCTAATTTTCCTGAGAAGGTTTGTTCTTTTAGTAATAGTGGGCAAGTTGGTCATGTTGATCTCCCACCCTTGACTTCATCGGTAGGATCTGGCTTAGTATTTTCATCAGAGGGAGTCTCAAAATGCATTCCTGTTAGTGCTTCAACATCTGTATCAGATCAGAGATATCATCCACCTGCTTTATCCAGAAAACAGTTAACTGGGGTAACCACTCACTTGCCCAATGATAATTCACGACTGCTTGCACTAAGGCAAATACTGGAGTTATCGAAGCAACACCAGGCATGGCCTTCCCTTCCCATGAACCGAGGGGAAGGAAGATTTGGTTGCTCTTCTTGTATGCAGAATTCTCTTGTTGACACTTCAGCATCCGAGAAGCAAGTCCAACAACTTAGTCATACCAGTAACCATGATGTCACCATTAAATCACACCAACCAGGTGCTAGCTGTAGAATTGGAACTGATGAAGGTTTTACTTCCATGACTG GTGTTAACACCTGCTGTCATTTGTCAACATTGAAACAAGGAACTGCATTACATTCTAAAGAAGTTGATATGAATCATCAAATTTCCTTTGTTCCTCTGTTTAATGAGCAACACTCATTGAG AAGTGGGAAGAACACCAATGAGCCTAGAGGGCATGAAAGATGTTACCACAAAGTTCCCTATGGTCATTTTCATGGCAGCTGCAATTGTGCAGCCAACATAAACTGTTTAGGAATGAATTTTGAAAGAGTTGGGGGTTTTCCTAATGCCTTTAACGAACAAATTGGAACAGTCAATGATGAATCCCCCACGACATTTACTCATAAATGTGCTAACAACCATATTGTTCCAAAGGATAAAACTGTTTCCTTAGATCATAGGGGAAAGTTGAATGGGAAATTACCCAAGAACATCTGTAATGCTTCACAGTGGAAAGATGTTCCGAGTAAGGTCAAAGGAGTTTCTGATGTGATGCGCGTGGACCGTTTATCTAATTTGTTTGATGTGAGAAGACGAGATAATGAGCAGCTTGCAGATACTAGTGTTAAACACTCCAATGGTACTTTGCAGATGGTGGAATCTTCGAAAGAGCATGAAATTTCTAATATTTCTTCTGGATGTTCTGCGCCGGCTGTTACCCAGGCATCAATTGAGGTTAACAAGATAGATTCTTCAACAGTTGATGGTGGGGATAATGGATGTGTAAGTAATCTTGTTTTTGACGAAGGGTCAGGCATTGATAAATGTGGGTCATCAGATGATGCACTTGAAAGTGTAAAAAGTGTGGAGTTCCTTGCCTCAACAAGCTTGAGAAAACTTGGGTCTTTTAAGAATTTAAATCATCAATCATCCGGTAGCCTTCTGGATGAGCTTAAGCTCCTAAACTCTTTAACATGGAGAAAAGGTCAACATAAAATCCCAGCTGGGCTTGACAAATATCCCCAGAACTCTGAGAGAGACTTGGAAACtgggaagaaaaagagagagatgggTTCCAAGACATGTCCCACTTCAGGTCCTTATCCTGTACAAGAAGAAACCCCCAAATGTAATGACCCTGTTCAGTTTCCCTCTCATCCGTCAAAAAGTGTGAAGATGCTCATTCCATTGGGGCAATCCAAAACTTATACTTTTGGGGCCTGTGCAACTCAGTCCAGTTCCAAACCCAGACTTCGTATATCGTCTTCAGAAAAGAAGCTTTCACGTAAAAGAGATCTGCGCAAACTCTATGATGACAATGACAGAGAGGAAACTGATCTTTACCAGACAGAACCAAGTGGTGGTGCCAACTGTGAAACTGCCGAAGTTTCTGGGGGAAAGAAATGTAAGAGGGATTTCAATTCTAATGGTTCGAGGCATGTCCAAGTACAAGAATCAGGTGAAGAAGGCGCTagaaaaagaaagcaaacatCTGTAGGTTGTTTGAAATCATGTTCTATTAAGCTGGTGAATACTTGTTATAGGAAGGCAAGACCAATAGTATGCGGAAAATATGGTGAACTAGCTAATGGAAGTTTGCCTGGAGACACGCCAAAACCAGCAAAAATTGTTCCCCTCAGCAAGGTTCTTAATTCTTCTAGAAGATGCAAGGTCCCGAAAAATTGTAATCCTAAATCACTTAAGAAAACAATCCCTGGTGGGGCTGTTGTTTGTGGTAAACTAAATGGTACTTCCATGGAAAAAACGAAGAAAGAGTGCTCCGTTGGAGAAAAGAAATGTTGCAATGAGTTGTCCTCATTGGAGAAATTGGGAGAAAATCGACGTGAGAAAGATCATAGTAAGCTAGGCGTTATTGCCCATGCTCAATTGAAGCTGAAGTCTAAGGAAATTCGCAAGCGTAGCATTTATGAATTAACCGAGAAAG GGAAGGACCCCAGCTTTGAAAGTGCTTCTGTTTCGAAGATTTCAAATTGTCTGCCAGCAAAGAGAGAAGGACAACTCCTAAAGAGTGGTGAAAATAAGCTTGGACTCTGCAAACTTAGTGCTAAAAC TTCCACTCTAGAGCAACGGTGCCATTCTGATTTGGATTCAGATGCATTCTGCTGTGTTTGTGGTAGCTCAAACAATGATGAAATCAATTATTTACTGGAGTGTAGTCAATGTTCAATCAAG GTGCATCAGGCTTGTTATGGTGTCTCAAAACAACCTAAAGGCCATTGGTATTGCAGGCCATGCCGGACCAGTTCAAAAAATATT GTTTGTGTTCTGTGTGGTTATGGTGGTGGTGCCATGACTCAAGCGCTGCGAAGTCACTCAGTTGTGAAAAGCCTTTTGAAAGCTTGGAACACTGAAACAGAAAGCATGCCTAAGAATAAGTTTTCGTCGGTTAAAACTTTGCAAAAGGATTCAAGTGGGTGGCATTGCTTGACCTCAGCTGTCTGTTATATGGGTATATCCTACCAAGTTGATGTCGTACATAATAGCGTTACAGCGGGATTACTTGATTCGGCAACTAAGCAATGGGTTCATATGGTTTGTGGGCTTTGGACTCCTGGAACACGATGCCCAAATGTTGACACCATGAGTGCTTTTGATGTCTCTGGTGCACATCCTAGAGCAGATGTG GTTTGTTGTATATGTATGCGAGCAGGCGGTTCATGTATACAGTGCAGGATTGCAAATTGTTCTGCTCAGTTTCACCCTTGGTGTGCTCATCAGAAG GGTCTGTTGCAAAGTGAAGCTGAGGGTGTTGACAATGAAAATATTGGTTTTTATGGAAAATGTGTGCTACATGCTACACACCCAATGTGCGAATCAGGCCATGTCCCTGAAACTGGTTGCATTGAAAAACAGGAATTAACTTGCGCTAGAACTGAG GGTTACAAGGGCCGTAAACGTGATGGGTTCAGGCATAATAATTATGGTCAGTCAAAGGGCAATGGTGGATGCCTTGTTCCTCAGGAGCAGTTAAATGCTTGGGTTCATATTAATGGTCAGAAGTCATCCACTCAGGGGCTTCCAAAGCTGCCAGCCTCGGATTTAGAGCATGATTGTCGG AAAGAATATGCACGCTACAAGCAAGCAAAGTTTTGGAAGCATCTAGTGGTGTACAAGTCTGGCATACATGCCCTTGGCCTTTACACGTCTCGGTTCATTTCCCGCGGTGAAATG GTTGTTGAGTATATTGGAGAGATAGTGGGGCTGCGTGTTGCCGACAAAAGGGAAAATGAATACCAATCTGGTAAAAAGCTTCAGTACAAGAGCGCTTGCTACTTCTTCAAGATAGATAAAGAGCATATTATTGATGCCACATGCAAAGGAGGGATTGCTCGTTTTGTCAACCATTCCTGCTCG CCAAACTGCGTCGCCAAAGTGATGTCTGTGAGGAATGAAAAGAAG GTGGTATTTTTCGCAGAGCGGGACATATTCCCCGGAGAAGAGATTACGTATGACTACCACTTCAACCATGAGGATGAAGGTAAGAAGATTCCATGTTTTTGCAATTCAAAGAATTGCAGGCGCTACTTGAATTGA